A stretch of the Haloplanus aerogenes genome encodes the following:
- a CDS encoding 30S ribosomal protein S5 — translation MSSNDYGDGWEPRTRLGRKVQDGDITSMKAALESGLPLKEAEIVDQLLPGLDDEVLDINMVQRMTDSGRRVKFRCVVAVGNRDGYLGYAEARDDQVGSAIQKAIDVAKLNIIEVDRGSGSWEDRAGGVNSLTRKATGKAGSVTVEIIPAPQGLGLAAAPTVRNILELAGVQDAWTKSNGNTRTTVNLAKATYNALQNASQSRTPQRARRKRRENEAEVNE, via the coding sequence ATGAGCAGTAACGATTACGGCGACGGCTGGGAACCGCGCACGCGGCTCGGCCGCAAGGTACAGGACGGCGACATCACGTCGATGAAGGCGGCCCTCGAATCCGGCCTCCCGCTGAAGGAGGCCGAAATCGTCGATCAGCTCCTCCCGGGGCTGGACGACGAGGTGCTGGACATCAACATGGTCCAGCGGATGACCGACTCCGGGCGCCGGGTGAAGTTCCGGTGTGTCGTCGCGGTGGGGAACCGTGACGGCTACCTCGGCTACGCCGAGGCCCGCGACGATCAGGTCGGCTCGGCCATCCAGAAGGCCATCGACGTGGCGAAACTGAACATCATCGAGGTCGACCGCGGCTCCGGGTCCTGGGAGGACCGCGCCGGCGGCGTCAACTCCCTGACGCGGAAGGCGACGGGGAAAGCCGGTTCGGTGACGGTCGAAATCATCCCCGCTCCGCAGGGGCTGGGACTGGCGGCCGCGCCCACGGTTCGGAACATCCTCGAACTCGCGGGCGTCCAGGACGCCTGGACGAAGTCCAACGGCAACACCCGGACGACGGTCAACCTCGCGAAAGCGACGTATAACGCGCTCCAGAACGCGTCGCAGTCGCGGACGCCCCAGCGGGCGCGACGCAAGCGACGCGAGAACGAAGCGGAGGTGAACGAGTAA
- a CDS encoding 50S ribosomal protein L18 translates to MATGPRYKVPMRRRREDRTDYHQRLRLLKSGKPRLVARVSNRHVRAQLITPGPDGDETHAAASSEDLAEYGWDAPTGNLPSAYLTGYLAGMRALEAGLTEAVLDIGLNTATPGNKVFAVQEGAIDAGLEIPHSESVLADWSRNRGEHIAEYAEQLDEPLYGGDFDATELPEHFDEVRERLMEDNEQ, encoded by the coding sequence ATGGCAACAGGCCCACGATACAAGGTCCCGATGCGGCGTCGCCGCGAGGACCGAACCGACTACCACCAGAGGTTGCGCCTGCTGAAATCCGGCAAGCCCCGCCTGGTCGCTCGCGTGAGCAACCGGCACGTCAGGGCGCAGCTGATCACCCCCGGTCCCGACGGTGACGAGACGCACGCGGCCGCCTCCTCCGAGGACCTCGCGGAGTACGGCTGGGACGCCCCCACGGGCAACCTCCCCAGCGCGTACCTCACGGGGTATCTCGCGGGGATGCGGGCGCTCGAGGCTGGCCTCACGGAGGCCGTCCTCGATATCGGGCTCAACACCGCGACACCGGGCAACAAGGTGTTCGCAGTACAGGAAGGCGCAATCGACGCGGGACTCGAAATCCCGCACAGCGAGAGCGTCCTCGCGGACTGGTCGCGCAACCGCGGCGAGCATATCGCCGAGTACGCCGAACAGCTCGACGAACCGCTGTACGGCGGCGACTTCGACGCGACGGAGCTCCCCGAGCACTTCGACGAAGTGCGCGAACGACTGATGGAGGACAATGAGCAGTAA
- a CDS encoding 50S ribosomal protein L19e: MTDLSAQKRLAADVLDVGKDRVWFDPEAQSEIAEAITREDIRDLVDEGTIQQKGSSNNSRGRARERADKQAYGHRTGAGSRRGTAGARENSKENWTSRIRAQRRRLRELRDDGPLDRSQYRELYNKAGGGEFESVARLEAYIENNYDVEVND; this comes from the coding sequence ATGACGGATCTGAGCGCTCAGAAACGGCTCGCGGCCGACGTGCTCGACGTGGGCAAGGACCGCGTGTGGTTCGACCCCGAAGCACAGAGCGAGATCGCGGAAGCGATCACGCGCGAGGACATCCGTGACCTCGTCGACGAGGGCACGATCCAGCAGAAGGGTTCCTCGAACAACTCGCGCGGTCGCGCTCGCGAACGAGCCGACAAACAGGCCTACGGCCACCGGACCGGCGCTGGTTCCCGTCGCGGGACCGCCGGTGCGCGCGAGAACAGCAAGGAGAACTGGACGAGTCGCATCCGCGCCCAGCGGCGTCGTCTGCGCGAGTTGCGCGACGACGGCCCCCTCGACCGCTCCCAGTACCGCGAGCTCTACAACAAGGCTGGCGGTGGGGAGTTCGAGAGCGTGGCGCGACTCGAAGCGTACATCGAGAACAACTACGACGTGGAGGTGAACGACTGA
- a CDS encoding 50S ribosomal protein L32e, translating into MSDEDENEIQEIEDIGGVGPSKAEALREAGYESIEDLKAASQSELADIDGIGNALAARIKADVGGLEVSEETEAEVEEEEPEEAEETEEVETELRPRGHADKTPDLDDEAARALVQKRREGKPQFNRQDHHKKKRVDPSWRKPRGQLSKQRRGIKGKGATVEAGYRSPTAARGLHPSGFEEVRVHNTDDLEGVDPDSQAVRIASGVGARKRERIEDVCEDREIRVLNPTYIEVEVEEEA; encoded by the coding sequence ATGAGCGACGAAGACGAGAACGAAATTCAGGAGATCGAAGACATCGGTGGCGTCGGTCCGTCGAAGGCGGAAGCGCTCCGCGAGGCCGGCTACGAGTCCATCGAGGACCTCAAGGCCGCCAGCCAGTCGGAACTGGCCGACATCGACGGCATCGGCAACGCGCTCGCCGCGCGAATCAAGGCCGACGTCGGTGGCCTCGAAGTCAGCGAGGAGACGGAAGCCGAAGTCGAAGAGGAAGAGCCGGAAGAAGCCGAGGAGACCGAAGAGGTGGAGACGGAACTCCGCCCGCGCGGTCACGCCGACAAGACGCCGGACCTCGACGACGAGGCCGCCCGTGCGCTCGTCCAGAAGCGCCGGGAGGGCAAGCCGCAGTTCAACCGGCAGGACCACCACAAGAAAAAGCGCGTCGACCCCTCGTGGCGCAAGCCCCGAGGACAGCTCTCGAAGCAGCGCCGAGGGATCAAAGGCAAGGGCGCGACCGTCGAGGCGGGCTACCGCTCGCCCACGGCCGCTCGTGGCCTGCACCCCAGCGGCTTCGAAGAAGTGCGCGTCCACAACACGGACGATCTGGAGGGGGTCGACCCCGACAGTCAGGCCGTCCGCATCGCGAGCGGCGTGGGCGCGCGCAAGCGCGAACGCATCGAGGACGTCTGTGAGGACCGCGAGATTCGCGTCCTCAACCCGACGTACATCGAGGTCGAAGTGGAGGAAGAAGCATGA